The window TAGAAGAGAAGGCTAAACTTAATTTGGCCTATGGTGAATTCTTAAAAGAGGCCAGCATCTTTCCTTCAAAAGAAACATTTACCTACCTGGGCCACCTTGCCTACGAGCTTGGAAAGGAAAAAGACGCCCTTAAATGGTATAAAATGGCCTTAAAATTTGAAAAAGACCCGGAAGTCTTAAATAACATGGCCTGGATTCTCGTTACCAGCAAAGACAAAAATTTGCGTAATCCTAAAAGAGCCTTAAAACTCGCCCTTGAAGCCACGTCGGAGAAATTAACAGCCATACATTTAGACACCCTTGCTGAGGCCTGGTTTGCTAACAAAAATCCTGAAAAAGCGTGCCTTTACAGTATCCTTGCAGAGGCGCGCGCAAGACTTGACCCTGATTATTATCCCAACTTTGATTACTACATAAAACAAAAGGAGAGGTTTTGTAATGCTGCGCGGTCATCATCAAAAGTACCATAAACTTTATCTTTATTCCTTTGATAAAAAACATCCTGAGCTACATCAAATAAAAGACGAAGATTTTATCGGCTGTTGGGAAGAAGACGGCCTTGCCATAGTTTTCTTTCACCGTCCTAAAGACGAGTTATTAGAAAAAATTGCCCAAAAACTAGGCCTCAAAATCGAAGACAAGGCAGAGGTTTCTTATGATGACTGGGGTGAGGGCCGCCAGGTAAAGACCCTTGAAATCGGCCACGTGACATTAAGACCTGTCTGGGAAAATGGCCCGGGCCTTGTTTTTGATCCAGGCATAGTCTTCGGCTCAGGAAATCATCCTACCACCAAACTTTGCCTTAAATGGATATACCAACTTTGGCAGGAAAAAGGCCCTTTTAAAAAAGTAGCAGACCTTGGCTGCGGAGCAGGGCTTTTGAGCCTTCTTGCCGCTTTCCTTGGAGCTCAAGTGCTTGCTGCGGATTTTAACCCCCTTTGCGTGGAACTCACCCGCAAAAACCTGGCCTTGAACAATCTTTTACACCAGACTGAGGTGATCCACGCTGACGTAAAAACCCTGGTGCCCTTTCAAGCAGACCTGGTAGTTGGAAACCTCTTCAAGGGCCTTTTGCTTGACCTTTTTGGCCTTCCGTCTTTTTGGCAAAACCGGCATTATCTTTTCTCTGGATTTTCGCCTGCCATGGAAGACGAACTTAAGGCGGCCCTCTGGCCTTATGCTAAAATAAAAGGCCGCGAAGAGGAAAACAGCTGGGTTGTCTGGTACGTGGAAAACGAGAAAACACCATGATTCTAGCTGTTGATATCGGAAATACAAACACCACTTGTGGTTTGTTTGAGGGGCAAAGGCTTTGCCACAGGTTTCGTATCTTTTCAAACCTGCGCCAAACGCCAGACGAACTTGCCTTACGTTTAAACGGAATCTTACAACTCAAAGATTTTTCCTTGGCTGAAGTTAAGACCATTTTAATAGGCTCGGTGGTGCCTCCTCTTACCAAAACCTGGCAGGAAATGGCCTCTCTTTACGGAATAAAGGAAACTTTCGTGGTCTCGCCTGAAAAAATCGGCATCCCCATCAAACTAAGATATCCCTGTGAGGTAGGGGCAGACAGAGTGCTAAATGCCCTGGCAGGCTGGGAAAAATACCGCCAAAGCCTTATCATTGTAGATTACGGCACAGCGACTACTTTTGATTGTGTATCTCACGAAGGGGCCTACCTGGGAGGCGCCATTGCCCCTGGCATCCTTGCCGCAGCGGAAACTCTTTTCCACAAAACCTCTCTTTTACCCAGGATGGAGCTCTCGCGCCCTCCTGAGGAAGCAATTGGCAAAGACACCATCTCTGCTATGAAAAGTGGAGTACTATTGGGTTTTGCCGCGTTGACTGACGGGCTGGTGGCCCGCATGAGCAAAGAATTCGAAAAAAAGCCAAAAATTATTGCCACTGGCGGGTTAGCACGTATAATGAAAGAAATGACAACTTGTATTGAGGAGGTTGAGCCAAACCTTACTTTAGAGGGTCTCATAATTTGGTTCACCAAAAAAGCTTAATGATTCCTCCGCTGCTTACCTCACGTTCCAAAGGGGCCATTTTTTCTCCTTCAGGGGCGGTAGATTTCGAAAAATTCCAAAAAAACCTTGAGTTTTTGGAAAGCTGGGGGCTTAACATCGAAGTTTCCCCAAATTGCTTTCAAAAATGTCGTTATCTAGCGGGTAAAGACCATGAACGTGCCTGGGATCTGATCGCTCTTTTAAGCTCAGGGTATGATTTTTTATGGGCCAGCCGGGGAGGCTACGGCGCCTTAAGGATTCTTCCTCTGCTTGATGAATGCCTGGAAAACATAAAAAAACCCTTCTGGCTCATAGGTTTTAGTGATGTGAGTATCCTGCTCAATTATTTCGCCACTCGCTTTGGACTAATGACCTTGCACGCCCCGGTAGTCAGTTCTTTGTATGAGACAAGTATATGCGCCGTAGCAGCACTAAAGAAGACTCTTTTTCACGGAAAAGGCGTTTATCTTGTTGGCAAGTGCTGGCAGGAAGGTGACGCAGAAGGCCTCCTCTTGGGAGGTAATCTTGTTTCCTTTGTAAGTCTTTTGGGAAGCAAATGGTTCCCGGATGTTTCAGGAAAAATCCTTTTTTTCGAGGAAATAAACGAAGACCTTTATCGTTTGGACCGCATGTTCACCCAGCTTTATCATGCTGGAGTTTTTGCTGAAATTTCTGGTCTTGCCCTGGGAGAATTTAAAGACATAGATGCTTGCGCTTTAAAAGAATTAATCTGCGAATATTTTCAAGGCCCTGTAGTGGCAGGGTTACCTGTGGGGCATGGTGCCAAAAACTTTCCGCTATTTATCGGAGGGAAGACGAAACTCAAATCTCAAGCAAAAGAAGCCTTCCTCTGCCAGAAAGTTTTTTCTTGATTTTGACATATATTTTATAGGGAAATGTTAATTGCTGAATTGGTTGAAATCTGAAGCAAGACTTCGCTGTTGGTGACCCTTAAGTTTGAACTACTTTTGCCGGAACAGGCCAGTAGCCACAGTATCAGGACGATAAAGGGAAGACGCTTTTTGTTGCTTAAAAACTCCGGTTAAGAGTTAAGAGAAGTCAAGTAGAGTCTTTTCCTGAGATTATTATCCAGCTATCTTTGGAGTTTCTAGAGATGAAATATCGTCTTTATCAACAATGACATCCCTTATCGAAATTAGAGATAAAAAAACTAAAGTCCGAATATAAATTCATAAGCGGGTATACTATATGTGTTAAAATTGTTTCCTATATCAATCTTATACTTTTCGTCAAAAGTAACAATAATCCCCTTTTTCAATCCAAAATATTTACAGGCTTCCTTGAGGCCTTCGATTTCCCGCTTCAAAGTATCCTCATCGCTTAGATCATAACTTACTTGAACCGCCAGCTCTTCGTTGACTATAAAATCGCACTCTTTTTTTTCTTTGAAATAAACCACCTTGGCCCCCGAAACCAAAAGCTCCTTAAAAACAGTGTTCTCAAGAAGGATCCCTTTTTCCCTATCTCCCAAAAACCTTATGCTCCTCAAGAGGCCGGGATCTATAAGGTAAACCTTCTTTTCTGCAAGCTCTGATTTGACCAGAGAACGATAGTGTTTCCTTAAAAGCCTCACAAAATAAATGTTCTCGGCATATTCCAGGTATCTATAAAGGGTGTCCTTTCCTACTCTTATTCCCTGAGATTTGAGTTCGTTGTAGATCTTGTGAACGGAAAGGATCTTGCCCGTGTTTTCCACCAACCTTTTCAAAAAGTATTTCAAAACCAAGGTGTCTTTGATCTGGTATCTTTCAGCAAGGTCTCTGTAAAGCATGACTTCAAAGTATTCCTGAAGGGTTTTAAGCTTGAGTTCCCTGGGAAGAAAGACCACCTCTGGAAACCCTCCAAAGGAAAGATACTCTTCAAAATAATGAACCAGTTGGGCTTTTTTCTTGGGACTGTAAAAATCCTTTTCGGGATCGAAATCGAAATTTTTAAATCTGAGAAATTCTTTGAAGTTCAAGGGAAAAACTTCATACTTAAGGGTTCTCCCTCTCAGAGAAGTGGCTATTTCCTGAGAGAGAAGTTTGGAGTTTGAACCGGTAAGGAAAATATTTCTGGAAATCCTATCATAGAGCCTCCTCGCGAATCTTTCCCAGCCTTCGGCATTTTGAACCTCATCGAAAAAGAAGTAACATTCCCTAAGGTCAAGCTCGGGATAAAGCTCCCGATAAGCCTGGAGGATAAGATCTAAAGTTTGAGGGATGAGATCGAGCCTTTCATCTTCAAAATTCAGATAGAAGATTTTTTCCTTAGGGATCCCTTTTTCAAGAAGTTTCCTGATGTGCTGATAGAATAGATAGGTCTTTCCCGCTCTCCTCGGGCCTACCAGGGTTATGATCTTTTCAGAATCTAGGGGAAAACTAAGATCTCTTGTTATCAGAGAGGGAAGAACCTCAGTGTGAAACTCCCTTATGATAATCTTGAGAATTTCTTTCATTTTGCCAAGGAAATTTTATCAAAATTATTTCCTTTTGTAAAGGAAACGGCTTGCCTCATTTAAAATCAAAATCTATTCGAAATCGTCTAACCTCCTTCCTCAAAATCCCTCGAGAAGGAGGACCGCCCTAGCTCAAAAAGGAGCTGGATCCAACGAATCTATGCCGCCTGGCTCCTCTAACACGCCGGTAAAAAATCCAGAGCCAGAGCTCAGACGGCCCTAAAGTCATCCTCGTGGGCAATCTCAACCACAAAATCAATGCTCCTCTCCCCAAACTGGAAAAACACAGCGAATTGATCCTAGCCATCAGCACTTTTGCCGATTGGAAAGAAGACAAACCGGACTTTCCAGAACCGCTCACACTACCAAATGAGGCAAGTTTACTTTAGAGAATTTTTTAGGGACTTCCAGTCAAACTTCTTGGCCCAGGAAAGGGCTTCTTTCCAGTCCATATTCTGATAGACAACCACCAGCATAGCCATCTGGCTGATACTTGCAGGATCCATGGTTTTGGGAGGTTCAGTCAAAAACACAGCAAGTGTTCCGCTGCGATCATTCTTGTTATGTTGGATACCCACCCGAAAGCCGTCTATGGTGGTAATTTTTACGAATTCCTCAGGAGAGTCCATTTCAAAATAGTGTTGATAAGCTAAAGGACCTGCGGCGGCCATAGCTGCAGCTCCCAAGACTAGCTGAACATTTAGCTCTTGCTTATCTCTGGTGTAGGTGCGCGTGGCAGAGGCAACCTCTCCCATGGGATTCGTGGCATTAATCCCGGTACACTCTTCGGCCTTCCAGCCGGAAAGATCAACTAGCTTTTTACAAAGCTCCCTGTAGGAAGGAAGGTTATAAGCAAGCACTTGCCCTGGAACAAGCAAAAGGGCCACCAGAAAAAGTATTTTTTTGACCATTTTCTTCTCCTTTTAAGTTATTTTGCCTTTCCCACTTTTATCACCAAAGGAATTACGTGAAGATCGCGGTTAATCTGTTCTGTCCAGCCAAGGTCCCAGGAAAGAACCTGGTACTCGGGACCAATCTTTTGGGCGATTTCCTGGACTATGCCCTCAAGATTCAAAATGGGGTGTTTCTTGAAAACCGCAGGGAGCCCTGAGGTAAGATTGCAGGCCAGACACATCCCAGGCCTTGCCGAAAGCCTGAGTTCAAGGACAATCTTTCCTGCCTCAGGCGCCCATTCACGAAGCCCTAACTCAAGAAAATATGCTGGCTCTTCGCCAAAATAAAAGGCCTCGAAAAATTCGTCTATTCTTTCTCTGGGCAAGAGTGATTTAATAAACGCCTCGTCCATAAAACCTCCGTATAGGGCGGTGAAAAATCACCGCCCCAATTTTTTAATACGCAGTTATCTTGATATCTGTGATGAGGCATTCCTTTCCTTCAGAGGGGTTTTCTCCCCAGATGACAAAGCTTACGGCGTCCCGATTGGGAAGTTTGGCCCCCACGATGCCGCCGCCTACTGGTTCTTTGTAAATCAGGTGTCCGTCAGCAAAGATTCTTATCATGCCGTCTTTTTGCTGCACGGCAAAGTGATGAATTATCTTAGGCTTTAGTTTTATAGTTGTTATCCACTGCCCGCTCCATGTGGGATTTTCTCGGTTAGAAGTCCAAGAAAAGACGTCAGGCTTATCGGTCTTTCTTGGATAACCCAAGAACATAGCATGCCCCAAATCCCAATGACTTCCACTAAAATAAACGCTCCATTCCACGGCGAAGTTTTCGGGAAGGTCTATTTTTTTGATGGCTTCGACATTGCCCGAAAGGGCCCTTAGCCATTTTTTACCGGAAAAGGCCGCCACTTCCACCTGCCCCTTGCGAATCAAAAGGCTCTTGGGAATATCGCCGATGTTATAGCCAGAGAAGTCCTCGGCAAAAAGGACTTTTGATCCAGGCATAAAAGTGCCGGCACCACCCTGGATGACCCCTGACGGGATAACTCCCCCAGAAGGCTGTGTGGTGGAAACCGCAGCAGGTTTAGGGGTCACAGGTGGCTTGTTAAAGCCCTGGGTATCTTGGCCCCAGCGGTAGTAGTTTTCAGGCACAAGCTGAGAGATGGCCTGAACTGCGTTATAAAGCATAACGCGTACGGCCTTTTCCATGGGGGTGTTGCGATAAACCTCAAGGCCACCTCCAAGACCAACATCTCCCAGCACCGTCCCCATGAGACCGCCAACATTCCAAGAACTGGCCTTACCTTCTACAGAAGTGGCGTTTATAACCCGCCCAGTGCGCACATCTATCAAACGAAGATCAGCCGCGATATAGGCTTCTTTCTTTTTGACTTTAACCCCGCCAAGAAGAGGCACCTTAAAAGGCACCACCACGCCGCCTGCACCAAAGCCCGAGGCCTCAGGCTCAAAAGCGGTAATCGCACCTACTACCAGGATGTCCGCCCCTTCCATCTGACCGGGCTGAGGTGCAGCCCCCGGACGCACGTAACCAGACTGCCCAAGGGCAAGTTCTTTTTTAATGGCCTCAAGGCCTTCGCCCCGCTCAAGCACGATAAAACGCCCGGTACGGAAAAGGGCAGTGGCAAGCATGTCCGCAATCCCGGCCCCAATTTGCCCTGAGCACTTGGCAGCCTTACACTTAAAGCTTGCCACGGCTATACGCGCCTTGGGGCCTTTGTAAGTAAGCACTTGCTGAGCCGAAGGACCGGTAGTATCAACGTTTGTCTGCACCCCGGTAGAGGTGCAGGAAACCAGGACACACAGGGCCAAAACTAAAAAAACTTTTGACCAGACCCCACCTGTTTTTGGCATTTTTAACCTCCTTTCAGCTATTGGTTTCTTTTAGTACCCAGGCTATAAATTCATGATGGCCTTTTTCTATTGGCCAGGACAAAACACAAGGGCACTCATAAGAGTGCAATTCCTTGATACGTTTTATCAATTTTTCGAGCTTTTCAGGGGCTGTCTTGAAAATAACCACCGCTTCTTCATCGGTTTGTAACTTTTCTTCCCACCAATAAACGGATTTGATCCTGGGATATACATTGGCACAAGCCGCGAGACGCTCCTTTACGACTCCCTCGGCAAGCTTTAAGGCTTCGCTTTCATTTGAAGCCGTAACATAGACCATGTAAACCATGATTAGCGCTCCTTAAATTGATTTTCGTTAAAAGATATGCCAAGAACCCCGGCAAGCTCTTTAAGTTGCTCTTTTTCTTGAAAAAATTCTTTTTCTGAGAGCTTTTTAAGATAAATTTGGAAACATTCTAAGACTTTTTTACGCAAAGGCTCAAGCGCAAAACCTTCCCGTTCCGCAAAAGAGCTTATGCGCTTCCAGTTGGCAATGGCCCGCTCAAGACCGCGGTAATGGGATTTTCCCTTGTTCTCATAAGTGAGATCCCGCTCTATGATAAGCAGGTAGCGCTCAATTACGGCCTTTTTCAGGTATTCTTCTTCTGCAAGGGAAAGCTTTAACTTTGGGCCTTCGGGATCTTCTGTTAGGAAATGAAGGCTATTCCAAAAGGCCACTTCAGGAATTTCTCCTGCATGGCGAATGATTTCGGCTTCTTCTTTTACTTCTTCTCTAATGTTCTCCATCGGCAAGCATTTTCTCCAGTTCTTCTAGTTTGGGAAGTTCGGCAAGATCTTTTAAGCCAAAAATTTCCATAAACTTAGGTGTTGTGCCATAAAGAATAGGCCGACCTGGAACGTCCTTTCGCCCACAAATCTTTATCAGGTCTTTTTCAAGAAGATTACGAAGGGCGCCGCTGCTATCAACCCCTCGTATAGCCTCTACTTCAGCCTTGGTGATGGGCTGTTTGTAAGCAACAATAGCAAGTGTTTCAAGGGCAGCCCGGGAGAGTTTCGGCGGAGAACCAAAGATAAGACGGCGAAGATAAGGCGCAAAATCCGGACGAGTTTCAAAACGATAGCCCCCTGCCACTTCGTTTAAGGTAATTCCTCGGTCTTTATAAAGCTCTTTAAGGGAAATGAGGGCTTCTTTAAGCTCCTGAGACGACTTTTCAGGAAAGATTTTTCTAAGCTCTTTTAAAGTAACCACCCGCCCTGCGGCAAAAAGAACCGCCTCTAAAGCCTTTTCAAGCTCTTTGGCATCCATCTAATCAAATCCGTGCTCGCGTAAAAATTCTTCGGTAAGCCCTTTGTCGTAAGGCTTAAGCAACTTCGCTACGTATTTGCCAATAATATCTACCTCGATATTTACCTCATCACCGGGATTTCTAAAACCAATAGTAGTTAGCTTGGCTGTATGCGGAATAATGGCAAGCGACACCTCATCGTCTTTAATCTGATTAACCGTAAGACTAATACCGTCTATGGCAATAGAGCCTTTCTCAACAACATAACGGGCAAGGTCTTTTGGAATTTTTACCGTGTAAAAAATGAAATCTCCGCGCAATTCGCGTTTCAAAACCTTGCCAATGCCATCTACATGGCCCGTAACAAGATGCCCTCCCAGGCGATCTCCAACCCTTAACGCCCGTTCTAAATTGACTTTTTCGCCTACTTTAAAAGAACCAAGGGTACTTCGCTTTAAAGTCTCAGGAGATACATCTACCGCGAATTGATTTCCACTGAGAGCGGTAACTGTAAGGCACACACCATTTACCGCAATGCTGTCACCAATTTGAGTATCCCCAAGGTCGAATGGGGAAAGAATGAAAAAGACCCTGCCCCTGGCCCTGGATTCAATCTTTACAATTTCACCCAACCCTTCTACAATACCGGTAAACATAAAAAGACCTCCTATGTCATACATACTTATCGTAGAAGACGAAGAAGATATTGCAAGGCTTGTAGCCCGCACCCTTGAGAAAGAGGGCTTTAAAACCAAACTTGCCTTTAATTTAGCCGAAGCCCAGGAACATATTAATAAAGCCCTTCCTGACTTGGTAGTCCTTGACCTTATGCTCCCTGATGGAGATGGTCTTGAGCTCTGCAAATACTTGCGCTTTCGCGAACAGGCCGAAATTCCCGTAGTAATCCTTACTGCTAAAGGAGACGAGCTTGACCGCATTCTTGGTTTTGAAATGGGAGCTGACGACTATATCGTCAAACCCTTTAGCCCCAAGGAACTCTGCCTGCGGGTAAAGGC of the Thermodesulfatator atlanticus DSM 21156 genome contains:
- a CDS encoding response regulator transcription factor; translated protein: MSYILIVEDEEDIARLVARTLEKEGFKTKLAFNLAEAQEHINKALPDLVVLDLMLPDGDGLELCKYLRFREQAEIPVVILTAKGDELDRILGFEMGADDYIVKPFSPKELCLRVKAILKRVKQTEAPSSVINIGSLFIDPNSLQVKVDGQEVKLTRTEFNLLLALVKAKGKVLTREILLEQVWGYTFEGYARTVDTHVRRLRKKLGPCAEMIETVWGIGYRFKA
- a CDS encoding riboflavin synthase; the protein is MFTGIVEGLGEIVKIESRARGRVFFILSPFDLGDTQIGDSIAVNGVCLTVTALSGNQFAVDVSPETLKRSTLGSFKVGEKVNLERALRVGDRLGGHLVTGHVDGIGKVLKRELRGDFIFYTVKIPKDLARYVVEKGSIAIDGISLTVNQIKDDEVSLAIIPHTAKLTTIGFRNPGDEVNIEVDIIGKYVAKLLKPYDKGLTEEFLREHGFD
- a CDS encoding S66 peptidase family protein: MIPPLLTSRSKGAIFSPSGAVDFEKFQKNLEFLESWGLNIEVSPNCFQKCRYLAGKDHERAWDLIALLSSGYDFLWASRGGYGALRILPLLDECLENIKKPFWLIGFSDVSILLNYFATRFGLMTLHAPVVSSLYETSICAVAALKKTLFHGKGVYLVGKCWQEGDAEGLLLGGNLVSFVSLLGSKWFPDVSGKILFFEEINEDLYRLDRMFTQLYHAGVFAEISGLALGEFKDIDACALKELICEYFQGPVVAGLPVGHGAKNFPLFIGGKTKLKSQAKEAFLCQKVFS
- the scpB gene encoding SMC-Scp complex subunit ScpB; this translates as MDAKELEKALEAVLFAAGRVVTLKELRKIFPEKSSQELKEALISLKELYKDRGITLNEVAGGYRFETRPDFAPYLRRLIFGSPPKLSRAALETLAIVAYKQPITKAEVEAIRGVDSSGALRNLLEKDLIKICGRKDVPGRPILYGTTPKFMEIFGLKDLAELPKLEELEKMLADGEH
- a CDS encoding type III pantothenate kinase, with translation MILAVDIGNTNTTCGLFEGQRLCHRFRIFSNLRQTPDELALRLNGILQLKDFSLAEVKTILIGSVVPPLTKTWQEMASLYGIKETFVVSPEKIGIPIKLRYPCEVGADRVLNALAGWEKYRQSLIIVDYGTATTFDCVSHEGAYLGGAIAPGILAAAETLFHKTSLLPRMELSRPPEEAIGKDTISAMKSGVLLGFAALTDGLVARMSKEFEKKPKIIATGGLARIMKEMTTCIEEVEPNLTLEGLIIWFTKKA
- a CDS encoding ATP-binding protein codes for the protein MKEILKIIIREFHTEVLPSLITRDLSFPLDSEKIITLVGPRRAGKTYLFYQHIRKLLEKGIPKEKIFYLNFEDERLDLIPQTLDLILQAYRELYPELDLRECYFFFDEVQNAEGWERFARRLYDRISRNIFLTGSNSKLLSQEIATSLRGRTLKYEVFPLNFKEFLRFKNFDFDPEKDFYSPKKKAQLVHYFEEYLSFGGFPEVVFLPRELKLKTLQEYFEVMLYRDLAERYQIKDTLVLKYFLKRLVENTGKILSVHKIYNELKSQGIRVGKDTLYRYLEYAENIYFVRLLRKHYRSLVKSELAEKKVYLIDPGLLRSIRFLGDREKGILLENTVFKELLVSGAKVVYFKEKKECDFIVNEELAVQVSYDLSDEDTLKREIEGLKEACKYFGLKKGIIVTFDEKYKIDIGNNFNTYSIPAYEFIFGL
- a CDS encoding CsgG/HfaB family protein, whose product is MPKTGGVWSKVFLVLALCVLVSCTSTGVQTNVDTTGPSAQQVLTYKGPKARIAVASFKCKAAKCSGQIGAGIADMLATALFRTGRFIVLERGEGLEAIKKELALGQSGYVRPGAAPQPGQMEGADILVVGAITAFEPEASGFGAGGVVVPFKVPLLGGVKVKKKEAYIAADLRLIDVRTGRVINATSVEGKASSWNVGGLMGTVLGDVGLGGGLEVYRNTPMEKAVRVMLYNAVQAISQLVPENYYRWGQDTQGFNKPPVTPKPAAVSTTQPSGGVIPSGVIQGGAGTFMPGSKVLFAEDFSGYNIGDIPKSLLIRKGQVEVAAFSGKKWLRALSGNVEAIKKIDLPENFAVEWSVYFSGSHWDLGHAMFLGYPRKTDKPDVFSWTSNRENPTWSGQWITTIKLKPKIIHHFAVQQKDGMIRIFADGHLIYKEPVGGGIVGAKLPNRDAVSFVIWGENPSEGKECLITDIKITAY
- a CDS encoding 50S ribosomal protein L11 methyltransferase, whose amino-acid sequence is MLRGHHQKYHKLYLYSFDKKHPELHQIKDEDFIGCWEEDGLAIVFFHRPKDELLEKIAQKLGLKIEDKAEVSYDDWGEGRQVKTLEIGHVTLRPVWENGPGLVFDPGIVFGSGNHPTTKLCLKWIYQLWQEKGPFKKVADLGCGAGLLSLLAAFLGAQVLAADFNPLCVELTRKNLALNNLLHQTEVIHADVKTLVPFQADLVVGNLFKGLLLDLFGLPSFWQNRHYLFSGFSPAMEDELKAALWPYAKIKGREEENSWVVWYVENEKTP
- the cutA gene encoding divalent cation tolerance protein CutA, which gives rise to MMVYMVYVTASNESEALKLAEGVVKERLAACANVYPRIKSVYWWEEKLQTDEEAVVIFKTAPEKLEKLIKRIKELHSYECPCVLSWPIEKGHHEFIAWVLKETNS